The Lutra lutra chromosome 7, mLutLut1.2, whole genome shotgun sequence genome segment TTCTGACCCAAGAACCTCCCTTTCAGCAGCATTTTCCCCATGATGGCTGAGCAGctgccaccacctcccaccctccgccctgGCGCCCGGAGCAGCATGGCTCACGGAGAGCTTGTCCAGGACTCTGGTCTCCCGGCAGCTCCAGGTGGAGGCTGTGGCCATGTCCATACAAGAACCCAGAGGCTCCCGAAAAGCCAACTTTACCCAGGGTAAAGAACTCCAAGTAAGCTTCAGATTCAGAGTAGGAAGGAAACAAGCAGTCTCTCTCCTGCCAGCATTTGTGCAAGCGAAGTAAAGGAGAGTGGAAATTTCTGGAGGAAAGAAATTCATTTACCTCTTATAGGAAAGGAAGCATCTGCTTGACCGACAGAGAAGTcggtctctttttctctttttaaagatttatttattgatttgagagagagagaacagaggggagggtcagagggagagggagagagagtcctcagGAGAGCCGGacccggggctccatctcaagatcctgagatcgggacttgagctgaaaccaagagtcagacaaccCCGAAGTCAGCCCCTTATATAGGTCTTTCCATCTCCAGGGTGGCAGCTAGAGTGTGGTTGTGTCAAAGGATTTAGAATCTTAGTGGCTAAGAGCCAATCTCaacctcactgagcctcagtttcctcatctgtaaaatgggtgaatGGCACTGACATTCAATTCAAGTTTGGCACCAGGTGCAATGAGGTGGCATGGACAAATGTTCGGTAAACTTGAAGTGCTTTAAACTTGCTATCTGAAGCCTCCTGATTCAAGTACAGTGTATTTTGATACTTTGTGGGGGGAAATAACAGCTTTAGGCAGGCTTTCCTAAAATAGTTCCCCGCTTCTTCCCACACCCGCATCCCAACTTATAGCCCCTTATTGCACTTTTCCTTCTTAGCAGGAATCACGACCTGGAAACAGACGTGTTCATTCCCTCTTCCCCTGAGGGACAGCCAGCCTCAAGAGAGCAGGATTCTGCTGGCGCACCACTGTCTCTCTAAGTGCTCGGACAAAGGCCCGGCGCATAGGAGGGGCTTAATAAACAGTCGTTAAACGTGAACAATGAAGGCAGAATCTGATTCTTCCGGGAGCAGGACagctggttctcaaacttgggtTTTCGGGTTTCAAATGCAGATTCCCTGTCCCATAGAGGGATTCTGACAGTGCAGGGCAGGTGGGGATTCCTgaatttgctattttaaacaaGTGCCGgattgggggcggggaggggggggttgTGGTGTAGACACTGAGAAAGTTACTCTGAATCAGATAAGCCTTGTTTTGACTCCAGCCTGCCACTTACTTGTGGTATGACCTTAGGAggattacttaacttctctgagcctgtttccttatctcttAAGTGAGAATGACAACACGCTCAGGGAGTTATGAGAATTAAATCGGGTAATGGATGTAAAGTTCTTGGCACAATGCCAGTGGTGCAGTTAGCTGCTGCTATTAcacttattattgttattgttattattattattattctattgtTATGCCCTAGCAAGAGAATTTCTCCCTGAAGGATCACTCTTGGgaatgttccctttttttttttttttttttttttaaagatttatttatttgacagaaagagggagagagcacaaacagggggagcagcagacggagaggggaaagcaggctcccagctgagcagggaccccgatgcgggggtcaatcctgggaccctgggaccatgacccgagctgaaggcagatgctcagctgactgagccacccaggtgccccaggaatgttCTTATAGTAGGATCCCAACCAGCAGCGCAGCATCACCCGGGAACTGGACAGAAATACAGAATCTGCCCCACCCGAGCCCTGCTGAAGCCGAATCCGCACTGTAACAACCTCTCTAGGTGCTTTGTTTCCACCTTCAGGTTTGAAAAGCACCGCTCAGAATCACCTATGCTGTTGTTTTCTTCCCGTCTCTCATTCCAGAGTCGGCTCAGGTTTGTAAGCTCTGGCATCACGGAGTCTGAGTCCTTGACAGCTGCTTCTCATCCTTCTGAGTGCAGAGGTGggacaccccccgccccaggctcGCTCTGGGTACCCCTCCCGTTGAGGACATTCGGAGAAGGGACTCCCTCAGGGAGCCACGGCTCTGAGCAAGTGTCTGTTTAGCCAGGAGCTGGATCCAAACTCtggcttgcttcctcctctgtcccagGCTTGCTCTGCTTGCCAAAGCCCTGTATGGAAGGTGAGAGAAGCCCAGCCCCCCGAGAGAAGGGCAGAGACTCTCCCTTTGCCTGGAGCCCCGGCCCCAGCTCCAGCTTCGCCGACCTTGACTGGTCTTGGGATGAGAACATCCAAGCAAAGAGGGCCAGGGTGGAGACCATCGTCCAAGGCATGTGCCTCTCTCCTCACACTCCGGCTCCGGCGCCCGGCAAGGCCCGAGCCAGGGACGGCGCCTGTTGCCCAGAGAAGGCCCGGGAGCGGAAGAGGAAGCAGAGCCTCCCCATGCAGCAAGGCCCCCTGAAGCCAGGCCCTGCCGGGGACCACGGCAGCCGGAAAGGGGGCCCTCGGGTAAGAGAACAGCTCCATCAGCTGAAGCAACAGCTAAGACATTTACAAAAGCACATCCTGCGGGCTGCTGAGCCCAGGGACACAGCCCAGGACCCAGGGGGCTCCGAGACGGACAAGGGCCCTCTGAGGGCACAGCAGAGGAATGGTTATGGACATAGGCCCCGGGCTCTGGACAGTGACCACTACCAGGGTTCCCGTGGGGACTACCCCAAGGAGAAACAACACAGAGCCTCTGAGGCGGAACACCAGTCTGAGGAGCGCAGGTTCCTTCCCTGTGGAACACGGGCTTTGCTGGAGATTCTGAGGAAGGAACTGACCGGGGCAGTGTCCCAAGCTGTGGACTCAGTATTACAAAAGGTACTGTTGGATCCACCAGGCCGCCTGACTCGGCTGGGCAGAAGCTTCCAGGAGCTTGTGCCAGAGGGGAGAAGTGAGCCCTCACCTCCTGAGAGAGGTGCCTGCAAAGACCTATTTCCACCGGCCACTTTGCCCAGGAGGGCCCAGTCACAGACCGGGCTCCTGTTGCAAAACTTCTCACCGGCCAAGTCTCTGGACCCTCCCAGGTACCCTGTCTCTCTGAGGATGATCCCCACACCCTATCAGGGTCCCCCAGCAAACTGTCCTTTGACTGCGCCTTCCCACATCCAGGAAAATCAGACTCTTGGCCAGCTGCTGGGTCACAGACCCAGTGGTCACTGGAGCAGCAGTCTTCCCCACGACTCAACTCCCCAAAGTCATTGCTCCTCAGAGTCCGGCCTGCGACCGTGGGGAGCGGTCAAACTGCGGCCATCGGTTCTGAGCCAGCAGCAGTACGCcttgcccttcccttccccccgTCTGGAAAGACTGCCCGTTCTTCCCTCGGTGAAGATGGAACAGGGCGGCCTGCAGGCTGTCCCCGATGTGCTGCCTTTTCCTTCAGTCCATATATCCTTTACTAGAGAAACAGGAAGCCTGGAaggtgaggggaggtggggacaaATAACTCCATGGCATTAAATAGCTTTGCTTTCCTGATGGCCTCCTTAATGCTTGCTTCCAGGCCCTCCTTCCCTGTGGCTCAGTTACCAGGTTCTGACAAGAGGGTGGCGACCTTCTGGCATTTAAGGATGCTGGGAAAGTTCATCTACCTTCTTGTGTGACATACTGGATTCTACCAttattgactctttcctttgAGTCTGAAAGAGTTTCATTTGTTTGTAAACTCAGAAGGGCTTCCAAaataggataaatacccaacggAAGGAAAAAGACCAAAATTTGGTTGTCAGCAGCCTGTACGCCTAGGCAGAGAGGGTCGAAGGAATGACCTTGTCTGACACCCGTCTTCCCAATCTCTTGGCTCCGCAGGCAAAAAAGCCTGCATTGTCCAGATAATTCATGGGAAAGACATGAGGGACCCGAAACTTCTGAGGCAGATGGAATAGGGGACAGTTTTCCTGAGGGACTAGACCCAAGAGGCAGCTGGGAGGGGTAAGAAGCCTTTAGTATAAGGAACAGCTTCTAAGCGGCAAGTGAGAGGACTAGAACTTGGGGCCTGGGCATCTGGTGGGATGGCGCCGGCATGGGGAAGGCTGAGGGGCCCGGGGAAGG includes the following:
- the PROX2 gene encoding LOW QUALITY PROTEIN: prospero homeobox protein 2 (The sequence of the model RefSeq protein was modified relative to this genomic sequence to represent the inferred CDS: inserted 1 base in 1 codon); protein product: MDGATALSKCLFSQELDPNSGLLPPLSQACSXLPKPCMEGERSPAPREKGRDSPFAWSPGPSSSFADLDWSWDENIQAKRARVETIVQGMCLSPHTPAPAPGKARARDGACCPEKARERKRKQSLPMQQGPLKPGPAGDHGSRKGGPRVREQLHQLKQQLRHLQKHILRAAEPRDTAQDPGGSETDKGPLRAQQRNGYGHRPRALDSDHYQGSRGDYPKEKQHRASEAEHQSEERRFLPCGTRALLEILRKELTGAVSQAVDSVLQKVLLDPPGRLTRLGRSFQELVPEGRSEPSPPERGACKDLFPPATLPRRAQSQTGLLLQNFSPAKSLDPPRYPVSLRMIPTPYQGPPANCPLTAPSHIQENQTLGQLLGHRPSGHWSSSLPHDSTPQSHCSSESGLRPWGAVKLRPSVLSQQQYALPFPSPRLERLPVLPSVKMEQGGLQAVPDVLPFPSLHTQEGLNPGHLKKAKLMFFFTRYPSSNLLKAYFPDVQFNRCITSQMIKWFSNFREFYYIQMEKFARQATTDGVTNPKMLVVLRDSELFRALNMHYNKGNDFEVPDCFLEVASLTLQEFFRAVSTGKDSDPSWKKPIYKIISKLDSDIPEIFKSSSYPQELFRN